From Pseudorca crassidens isolate mPseCra1 chromosome 7, mPseCra1.hap1, whole genome shotgun sequence, a single genomic window includes:
- the CIMIP2B gene encoding ciliary microtubule inner protein 2B isoform X4 has translation MASTFIPGLNPQNPHYIPGYTGHCPLLRFSMGQTYGQMTGQLLRGSPGLARLPSHRTLLPPIRPPRSPEGPRKSLPVRRGHERLSSSMIPGYTGFVPQAQFIFAKNSSRVWAEALNDFTQWYGRQRSQELPKEAKGEKDVEKDQEPKLEAELETEEEPELGQEVEQVRRRRLMGSTRRLPLIPWMTEILASSSCQALQEFGQMKSGVRSQKDPKHLPSLSRTYPQNLGLVPKYGGYVPGYKFQFGRTYGHLTHDALGLSTIQKQLLA, from the exons ATGGCTAGCACCTTCATACCAGGGCTGAACCCTCAGAACCCTCATTATATCCCAGG GTACACTGGACACTGCCCGCTACTTCGGTTCAGCATGGGCCAGACCTATGGGCAGATGACTGGGCAGCTACTTCGCGGCTCTCCTGGCCTAGCCCGGCTCCCTTCCCACCGCACACTTCTGCCTCCCATCCGGCCTCCAAGATCTCCCGAGGGTCCTAGGAAAAGCCTGCCTGTCAGGCGTGGACACGAAAGGCTCAGCTCCAGCATGATCCCTGGGTACACAG GTTTTGTACCCCAGGCACAGTTCATCTTTGCCAAGAACAGCAGCCGGGTCTGGGCTGAGGCTCTGAATGATTTCACTCAGTGGTATGGGCGACAGAGGAGTCAGGAGCTGCCAAAGGAGGCCAAGGGAGAGAAAGACGTGGAGAAAGACCAAGAGCCAAAGCTGGAGGCAGAGCTAGAGACGGAAGAGGAGCCAGAGCTGGGGCAGGAGGTGGAACAAGTGAGAAGGAGAAGGCTGATGGGGAGTACGAG AAGGCTTCCCCTTATTCCATGGATGACAGAGATCCTCGCAAGTTCTTCATGCCAG GCACTGCAGGAATTTGGACAGATGAAGTCAGGGGTCAGATCCCAGAAGGATCCTAAACATCTCCCCTCACTTTCCAGGACCTACCCTCAGAACCTGGGCCTTGTACCTAAATACGGGGGCTATGTGCCAG GGTATAAGTTCCAGTTTGGCCGCACATATGGGCATCTCACCCATGATGCTCTGGGCCTCAGCACCATCCAGAAGCAGCTCCTGGCGTAG
- the CIMIP2B gene encoding ciliary microtubule inner protein 2B isoform X2 produces the protein MASTFIPGLNPQNPHYIPGYTGHCPLLRFSMGQTYGQMTGQLLRGSPGLARLPSHRTLLPPIRPPRSPEGPRKSLPVRRGHERLSSSMIPGYTGFVPQAQFIFAKNSSRVWAEALNDFTQWYGRQRSQELPKEAKGEKDVEKDQEPKLEAELETEEEPELGQEVEQKASPYSMDDRDPRKFFMPGFTGYVPRARFLFGSSFPVLSNQALQEFGQMKSGVRSQKDPKHLPSLSRTYPQNLGLVPKYGGYVPGYKFQFGRTYGHLTHDALGLSTIQKQLLA, from the exons ATGGCTAGCACCTTCATACCAGGGCTGAACCCTCAGAACCCTCATTATATCCCAGG GTACACTGGACACTGCCCGCTACTTCGGTTCAGCATGGGCCAGACCTATGGGCAGATGACTGGGCAGCTACTTCGCGGCTCTCCTGGCCTAGCCCGGCTCCCTTCCCACCGCACACTTCTGCCTCCCATCCGGCCTCCAAGATCTCCCGAGGGTCCTAGGAAAAGCCTGCCTGTCAGGCGTGGACACGAAAGGCTCAGCTCCAGCATGATCCCTGGGTACACAG GTTTTGTACCCCAGGCACAGTTCATCTTTGCCAAGAACAGCAGCCGGGTCTGGGCTGAGGCTCTGAATGATTTCACTCAGTGGTATGGGCGACAGAGGAGTCAGGAGCTGCCAAAGGAGGCCAAGGGAGAGAAAGACGTGGAGAAAGACCAAGAGCCAAAGCTGGAGGCAGAGCTAGAGACGGAAGAGGAGCCAGAGCTGGGGCAGGAGGTGGAACAA AAGGCTTCCCCTTATTCCATGGATGACAGAGATCCTCGCAAGTTCTTCATGCCAG GCTTCACTGGTTATGTGCCCCGTGCTCGCTTCCTCTTCGGTTCCAGCTTTCCTGTGCTCAGCAACCAGGCACTGCAGGAATTTGGACAGATGAAGTCAGGGGTCAGATCCCAGAAGGATCCTAAACATCTCCCCTCACTTTCCAGGACCTACCCTCAGAACCTGGGCCTTGTACCTAAATACGGGGGCTATGTGCCAG GGTATAAGTTCCAGTTTGGCCGCACATATGGGCATCTCACCCATGATGCTCTGGGCCTCAGCACCATCCAGAAGCAGCTCCTGGCGTAG
- the CIMIP2B gene encoding ciliary microtubule inner protein 2B isoform X3: protein MASTFIPGLNPQNPHYIPGYTGHCPLLRFSMGQTYGQMTGQLLRGSPGLARLPSHRTLLPPIRPPRSPEGPRKSLPVRRGHERLSSSMIPGYTGFVPQAQFIFAKNSSRVWAEALNDFTQWYGRQRSQELPKEAKGEKDVEKDQEPKLEAELETEEEPELGQEVEQASPYSMDDRDPRKFFMPGFTGYVPRARFLFGSSFPVLSNQALQEFGQMKSGVRSQKDPKHLPSLSRTYPQNLGLVPKYGGYVPGYKFQFGRTYGHLTHDALGLSTIQKQLLA, encoded by the exons ATGGCTAGCACCTTCATACCAGGGCTGAACCCTCAGAACCCTCATTATATCCCAGG GTACACTGGACACTGCCCGCTACTTCGGTTCAGCATGGGCCAGACCTATGGGCAGATGACTGGGCAGCTACTTCGCGGCTCTCCTGGCCTAGCCCGGCTCCCTTCCCACCGCACACTTCTGCCTCCCATCCGGCCTCCAAGATCTCCCGAGGGTCCTAGGAAAAGCCTGCCTGTCAGGCGTGGACACGAAAGGCTCAGCTCCAGCATGATCCCTGGGTACACAG GTTTTGTACCCCAGGCACAGTTCATCTTTGCCAAGAACAGCAGCCGGGTCTGGGCTGAGGCTCTGAATGATTTCACTCAGTGGTATGGGCGACAGAGGAGTCAGGAGCTGCCAAAGGAGGCCAAGGGAGAGAAAGACGTGGAGAAAGACCAAGAGCCAAAGCTGGAGGCAGAGCTAGAGACGGAAGAGGAGCCAGAGCTGGGGCAGGAGGTGGAACAA GCTTCCCCTTATTCCATGGATGACAGAGATCCTCGCAAGTTCTTCATGCCAG GCTTCACTGGTTATGTGCCCCGTGCTCGCTTCCTCTTCGGTTCCAGCTTTCCTGTGCTCAGCAACCAGGCACTGCAGGAATTTGGACAGATGAAGTCAGGGGTCAGATCCCAGAAGGATCCTAAACATCTCCCCTCACTTTCCAGGACCTACCCTCAGAACCTGGGCCTTGTACCTAAATACGGGGGCTATGTGCCAG GGTATAAGTTCCAGTTTGGCCGCACATATGGGCATCTCACCCATGATGCTCTGGGCCTCAGCACCATCCAGAAGCAGCTCCTGGCGTAG
- the CIMIP2B gene encoding ciliary microtubule inner protein 2B isoform X1 translates to MASTFIPGLNPQNPHYIPGYTGHCPLLRFSMGQTYGQMTGQLLRGSPGLARLPSHRTLLPPIRPPRSPEGPRKSLPVRRGHERLSSSMIPGYTGFVPQAQFIFAKNSSRVWAEALNDFTQWYGRQRSQELPKEAKGEKDVEKDQEPKLEAELETEEEPELGQEVEQASPYSMDDRDPRKFFMPGPTLRTWALYLNTGAMCQGISSSLAAHMGISPMMLWASAPSRSSSWRRYLDFKFSLSFSSYPSHPFAKKKDGLEGGRRHKERTVWRPSTFFINRCNK, encoded by the exons ATGGCTAGCACCTTCATACCAGGGCTGAACCCTCAGAACCCTCATTATATCCCAGG GTACACTGGACACTGCCCGCTACTTCGGTTCAGCATGGGCCAGACCTATGGGCAGATGACTGGGCAGCTACTTCGCGGCTCTCCTGGCCTAGCCCGGCTCCCTTCCCACCGCACACTTCTGCCTCCCATCCGGCCTCCAAGATCTCCCGAGGGTCCTAGGAAAAGCCTGCCTGTCAGGCGTGGACACGAAAGGCTCAGCTCCAGCATGATCCCTGGGTACACAG GTTTTGTACCCCAGGCACAGTTCATCTTTGCCAAGAACAGCAGCCGGGTCTGGGCTGAGGCTCTGAATGATTTCACTCAGTGGTATGGGCGACAGAGGAGTCAGGAGCTGCCAAAGGAGGCCAAGGGAGAGAAAGACGTGGAGAAAGACCAAGAGCCAAAGCTGGAGGCAGAGCTAGAGACGGAAGAGGAGCCAGAGCTGGGGCAGGAGGTGGAACAA GCTTCCCCTTATTCCATGGATGACAGAGATCCTCGCAAGTTCTTCATGCCAG GACCTACCCTCAGAACCTGGGCCTTGTACCTAAATACGGGGGCTATGTGCCAG GGTATAAGTTCCAGTTTGGCCGCACATATGGGCATCTCACCCATGATGCTCTGGGCCTCAGCACCATCCAGAAGCAGCTCCTGGCGTAGGTACCTAGACTTCaagttctctctttccttttcatccTATCCCAGCCATCCTTTTGCAAAGAAGAAAGATGGTCTGGAGGGTGGGAGAAGGCACAAAGAGAGAACGGTTTGGAGGCCGAGCACCTTTTTTATTAATAggtgtaataaataa